In the Myxococcota bacterium genome, one interval contains:
- a CDS encoding bifunctional (p)ppGpp synthetase/guanosine-3',5'-bis(diphosphate) 3'-pyrophosphohydrolase, whose translation MLRFNDIADRILEYDPSCDLSLLQRAYVFSAKVHEGQERLSGEPYLIHPIEVASILVDLRMDEVTVAAGLLHDTIEDTLTTLDELRRLFGDRVAFLVEGLTKIAHVEFKSTRERQAESFRKMLVAMSTDIRILLIKLADRLHNMRTLHYVSEDRSRRIAQETRDIYAPLAHRLGINWMKTELEDLSFRTLEPQAAGDLERRLRSKREARSRYIEEVIGALSARLRDAALDVEVTGRLKELASIHAKMEREAVSLDDIYDVIAFRIILDGTTADVYTALGIVHSVWRPVPGRFKDYVALPKANGYQSLHTTVIGPYGERMEMQIRTREMHRDAELGIAAHWKYKSGQVSADSDDGKFAWLRQLIERHQDLSDPNEFIETIKVDLFPDEVFVFTPRGEVIGLPVGATPVDFAYAIHSEVGDSCSGAKVNGKLVSLRHQLVDGDTVEIVTRPNQRPRKDWLEFVITGKARTRIRHAIRAEEKQRSRELGGEILERELRKSGLSLPKLLQQDGLDDVARRHGRGTADDLIAAVGYGRIAAKEIVRALAGEEAPAVTPTPKTKPKRARRKDPTRGLQVGGQPDVLVRFGGCCAPLPGDEVTGFVTRGRGVTVHLNDCPRIFELDPERRIDVEWGPDADVPRKIKMRVRSQDQPGLLANVTKTISAQGVNIGAARVTTTNDQLAEQTFDVYVPDVATLNEVMKEIRKIKGVLSVERLRT comes from the coding sequence TTGCTGCGCTTCAACGACATCGCGGACAGGATCCTCGAATACGATCCCTCGTGCGATCTGTCCCTGCTCCAACGGGCCTACGTGTTCTCCGCGAAGGTCCACGAGGGGCAGGAGCGCCTGTCGGGTGAGCCCTACCTGATCCACCCGATCGAGGTCGCGTCGATCCTCGTCGACCTGCGGATGGACGAGGTGACCGTCGCGGCGGGGCTCCTCCACGACACGATCGAGGACACGCTCACCACCCTCGACGAGTTGCGGCGACTGTTCGGCGATCGGGTGGCGTTCCTGGTCGAGGGCCTCACGAAGATCGCCCACGTCGAGTTCAAGTCGACGCGCGAGCGCCAGGCCGAGAGCTTCCGCAAGATGCTCGTCGCGATGTCGACGGACATCCGCATCCTGTTGATCAAGCTCGCCGATCGCCTCCACAACATGCGCACGCTCCACTATGTGTCCGAGGATCGCTCGCGGCGCATCGCCCAGGAGACCCGCGATATCTACGCGCCGCTCGCGCACCGGCTCGGCATCAACTGGATGAAGACCGAGCTCGAGGATCTGTCCTTCCGCACCCTCGAGCCCCAGGCCGCTGGCGATCTGGAGCGGCGCTTGCGCTCGAAGCGCGAGGCGCGCAGCCGCTACATCGAAGAGGTGATCGGCGCTCTGTCGGCGCGCTTGCGCGACGCCGCCCTCGACGTCGAAGTCACGGGTCGGCTCAAGGAGCTCGCCTCGATCCACGCGAAGATGGAGCGCGAGGCGGTCAGCCTCGACGACATCTACGACGTGATCGCCTTCCGCATCATCCTCGATGGCACGACGGCCGACGTCTACACGGCCCTCGGGATCGTCCACTCGGTGTGGCGCCCGGTGCCGGGACGCTTCAAGGACTACGTCGCCCTGCCGAAGGCGAACGGGTACCAGTCGCTCCACACCACCGTGATCGGCCCCTACGGCGAGCGGATGGAGATGCAGATTCGCACGCGCGAGATGCACCGCGACGCCGAGCTCGGGATCGCCGCGCACTGGAAGTACAAGTCCGGCCAGGTCTCGGCCGACTCGGACGACGGCAAGTTCGCCTGGCTGCGCCAGCTGATCGAGCGCCACCAGGATCTCTCGGATCCGAACGAGTTCATCGAGACCATCAAGGTCGACCTCTTCCCCGACGAGGTGTTCGTGTTCACGCCGCGGGGCGAGGTGATCGGTCTCCCCGTGGGCGCGACGCCCGTCGACTTCGCGTACGCCATCCACAGCGAGGTAGGCGACAGCTGTTCGGGAGCGAAGGTGAACGGGAAGCTCGTCTCCCTGCGCCATCAGCTCGTCGACGGCGACACGGTCGAGATCGTGACCCGCCCGAACCAGCGCCCCCGCAAGGACTGGCTCGAGTTCGTGATCACGGGGAAGGCGCGCACGCGGATCCGTCACGCGATCCGGGCCGAGGAGAAGCAGCGCAGCCGCGAGCTCGGAGGCGAAATCCTCGAGCGCGAGCTGCGCAAGTCCGGCCTCTCCCTGCCGAAGCTGCTCCAGCAGGACGGGCTCGACGACGTGGCCCGGCGCCACGGGCGGGGCACCGCCGACGACCTGATCGCGGCCGTGGGCTACGGCCGGATCGCCGCGAAGGAGATCGTTCGCGCGCTCGCGGGCGAAGAAGCGCCGGCGGTCACTCCGACGCCGAAGACGAAGCCGAAGCGCGCCCGTCGCAAGGACCCCACCCGGGGCCTCCAGGTGGGCGGCCAACCCGATGTGCTGGTGCGCTTCGGAGGCTGCTGCGCACCGCTGCCCGGCGACGAGGTGACCGGCTTCGTCACCCGCGGTCGCGGCGTCACCGTGCACCTGAACGACTGCCCGCGCATCTTCGAGCTCGACCCCGAGCGTCGCATCGACGTCGAGTGGGGCCCCGACGCCGACGTCCCGCGCAAGATCAAGATGCGCGTGCGTTCGCAGGACCAGCCGGGCCTCCTGGCGAACGTCACCAAGACGATCTCGGCCCAGGGCGTGAACATCGGCGCTGCGCGCGTCACCACGACCAACGACCAGCTCGCCGAGCAGACCTTCGACGTCTACGTGCCCGACGTGGCCACCCTGAACGAGGTGATGAAGGAGATCCGCAAGATCAAGGGCGTGCTCTCCGTCGAGCGTCTGCGCACATGA
- a CDS encoding TIGR04283 family arsenosugar biosynthesis glycosyltransferase: MKLSVVIPALDEAERIEATILGALDSPAPTAPSTGSAIEVLVVDGGSQDQTRHLAEAAGARVLESAPGRARQLAAGAEASGGEAILFLHADTRLPRGWSAAVRRALGDPAVAGGAFHLEFDERSPTMRWIEGFVRVRIALWGLPYGDQAIFLRRRVLDAIGGVPQVPLMEDLDLVSRLKEHGRLVMLRERVTTSARRYREQGVVRTLIRHWVALSAWRLDIDRARLADWMGR, encoded by the coding sequence GTGAAGCTCTCGGTGGTGATTCCAGCGCTCGATGAGGCGGAACGCATCGAGGCCACCATCCTCGGAGCCCTCGACTCGCCGGCGCCCACGGCTCCGTCGACCGGCTCCGCGATCGAGGTCCTCGTCGTCGACGGTGGGAGTCAGGATCAGACGCGGCACCTCGCCGAAGCCGCGGGGGCCCGCGTGCTCGAGAGTGCGCCGGGACGGGCCCGTCAACTCGCAGCTGGCGCGGAGGCCAGCGGGGGAGAAGCCATCCTCTTTCTCCATGCGGATACGCGACTGCCCCGTGGCTGGTCCGCCGCGGTGCGGCGGGCGCTGGGCGATCCGGCCGTGGCGGGTGGCGCCTTCCACCTGGAGTTCGACGAGCGTTCGCCGACCATGCGCTGGATCGAGGGCTTCGTCCGCGTGCGCATCGCGCTGTGGGGGCTCCCCTATGGGGACCAGGCGATCTTCCTGCGGCGCCGGGTGCTCGACGCGATCGGCGGGGTGCCCCAGGTGCCGCTGATGGAAGATCTCGATCTGGTTTCGCGGCTGAAGGAGCACGGTCGGCTGGTGATGCTGCGCGAGCGGGTCACGACCTCGGCGCGTCGCTACCGCGAGCAGGGCGTGGTCCGCACCCTGATCCGACATTGGGTGGCGCTGTCGGCCTGGCGCCTCGACATCGATCGCGCGCGGCTGGCTGATTGGATGGGCCGATGA
- the purM gene encoding phosphoribosylformylglycinamidine cyclo-ligase, with product MSGSPDEPQGSAPAYAASGVDLDHDEGFVDEIRDITRSTLRPEVLSSVGGFAGLFKAPERYQNPIFVAGADGVGTKLKLAAELGRYDTVGIDCVAMVVNDLIVQGAEPLVFLDYVAMSRLDTDRAKQALRGIAEGCRRAGCALLGGETATMPGVYDDADIELVGFGVGVVERDRVIDGSGISQGDTILGLASGGCHSNGYSLVRRIVDQGVKAGKVDLRAENAELNTSLASALLSPTRIYVKTVLNLVRDFTVKGMAHITGGGFPGNIPRVLPKGVCALIDPDSWPRPEIFGWLQRQGEVDPDEMLRVFNCGIGMVVIVPDAESEDILDRVRALGERAYRIGTIEAREPDGEPLRYGALPGD from the coding sequence GTGAGTGGATCGCCCGACGAACCCCAGGGGAGCGCACCGGCCTACGCCGCGTCGGGCGTCGATCTCGACCACGACGAGGGATTCGTCGACGAGATCCGGGACATCACGCGCTCCACGCTGCGGCCCGAGGTCCTTTCGTCCGTCGGCGGCTTCGCCGGGCTGTTCAAGGCTCCCGAGCGCTACCAGAACCCGATCTTCGTCGCGGGCGCCGACGGTGTCGGCACCAAGCTGAAGCTCGCCGCTGAGCTCGGCCGCTACGACACGGTCGGCATCGACTGCGTCGCGATGGTCGTGAACGACCTGATCGTCCAGGGCGCCGAGCCGCTCGTCTTCCTCGACTACGTCGCGATGTCGCGCCTCGACACCGACCGCGCGAAGCAGGCGCTCCGCGGCATCGCCGAGGGCTGCCGCCGCGCGGGTTGCGCACTGCTGGGCGGCGAGACCGCCACCATGCCCGGCGTGTACGACGATGCCGACATCGAGCTCGTCGGCTTCGGCGTGGGTGTCGTCGAACGCGATCGCGTGATCGACGGTTCGGGCATCAGCCAGGGCGACACCATCCTCGGGCTGGCCTCGGGCGGGTGTCACAGCAACGGCTACAGCCTCGTGCGCCGCATCGTCGACCAGGGGGTGAAGGCCGGGAAGGTCGACCTGCGCGCCGAGAACGCCGAGCTCAACACGAGCCTCGCGAGCGCCCTGCTCTCGCCCACCCGCATCTACGTGAAGACGGTCCTCAACCTGGTCCGCGACTTCACGGTCAAGGGGATGGCCCACATCACCGGCGGCGGCTTCCCCGGCAACATTCCCAGGGTGCTGCCGAAGGGCGTCTGCGCCCTGATCGATCCGGACAGTTGGCCGCGCCCCGAGATCTTCGGCTGGCTGCAGCGCCAGGGCGAAGTCGATCCCGACGAGATGCTGCGCGTCTTCAACTGCGGCATCGGGATGGTGGTGATCGTCCCCGACGCCGAGTCCGAGGACATCCTCGATCGCGTCCGCGCCCTCGGCGAGCGCGCGTACCGCATCGGAACGATCGAAGCGCGAGAGCCCGACGGCGAGCCGCTGCGCTACGGCGCCCTGCCCGGCGACTGA
- a CDS encoding DUF370 domain-containing protein → MSSRALLNIGYGNLVMSARVVAIVSSSTAPMKRLRDEASRRGKLIDSTQGRRTRSIIVTDSDHVILSAINPETIAARVESEEGVEA, encoded by the coding sequence TTGAGTAGCCGCGCGCTCCTCAACATCGGCTACGGCAACCTCGTGATGTCGGCGCGCGTCGTGGCGATCGTCTCCTCTTCGACCGCCCCCATGAAGCGGCTGCGCGACGAAGCCTCGCGCCGCGGGAAGCTGATCGACTCGACCCAGGGCCGACGCACGCGCTCGATCATCGTGACCGACAGCGATCACGTGATCCTCTCGGCGATCAACCCCGAGACGATCGCGGCTCGGGTCGAGAGCGAAGAGGGGGTCGAGGCTTGA
- a CDS encoding glycosyltransferase family 4 protein, protein MKILQLTSDWKWTGPAAPMVQLAAAQRDAGHEVALVCAPAPPESEPSLRTRAIEAGFPPAVELSRSRGVRLWRDRADTAALRDLIETRGFDVVHTWHTRDHVLALRAAARRRRQGRTRVVRAYKIAEPIPPLPWNRWLFGPGTDGLQCVSQASADANARLRGGRPTAAVYGAIDLERFRPAPADKAVRESLGLSPEDRVVGIVARAQRHRRFDLLLEAAARRAAEDPSFRLVVVGRGTHIEETAQRPAEALGIADRVVFAGYRTDDFVDVLRCFDVFTFLVPGSDGGCRALLEAQACGLPAVTSRRGALPELIADGETGFHMEEDAAALADAWGTLLDDAALRQRFGAAARARAEAEFSPARLEARVAGLYAATGAGS, encoded by the coding sequence GTGAAGATCCTCCAGCTCACCAGTGACTGGAAGTGGACCGGCCCGGCCGCCCCGATGGTCCAGCTCGCCGCGGCCCAGCGCGACGCCGGCCACGAGGTCGCCCTCGTGTGCGCGCCCGCGCCGCCCGAGAGCGAGCCGTCGCTGCGCACGCGCGCGATCGAAGCGGGCTTCCCGCCGGCCGTCGAGCTGAGCCGCTCGCGCGGCGTCCGGCTCTGGCGCGACCGCGCCGATACGGCCGCGCTCCGCGATCTGATCGAGACCCGGGGCTTCGACGTCGTCCACACCTGGCACACGCGCGACCACGTGCTGGCTCTGCGCGCCGCGGCGCGCCGGCGGCGTCAAGGACGGACGCGGGTGGTGCGCGCCTACAAGATCGCCGAGCCGATTCCGCCCCTGCCCTGGAATCGCTGGCTCTTCGGGCCGGGTACCGATGGATTGCAGTGCGTGTCCCAGGCCTCTGCCGACGCCAACGCGCGCCTGCGCGGCGGGCGGCCCACCGCGGCGGTATACGGTGCCATCGACCTCGAGCGCTTTCGGCCGGCACCGGCGGACAAAGCCGTGCGCGAGTCGCTCGGGCTGTCTCCGGAAGACCGGGTGGTGGGAATCGTGGCGCGCGCCCAGCGCCACCGGCGCTTCGATCTGTTGCTCGAAGCCGCGGCGCGCCGCGCCGCCGAGGATCCGTCGTTTCGACTGGTCGTGGTCGGACGCGGCACCCACATCGAAGAGACGGCCCAGCGCCCGGCCGAGGCGCTGGGCATCGCCGATCGCGTGGTCTTCGCCGGCTACCGCACCGACGACTTCGTCGACGTGCTGCGCTGTTTCGACGTCTTCACCTTCCTGGTGCCGGGCTCCGACGGAGGTTGTCGCGCGCTCCTGGAAGCCCAGGCCTGCGGGCTCCCAGCGGTCACGTCGCGGCGCGGCGCCTTGCCCGAGCTGATCGCCGACGGCGAGACCGGGTTTCACATGGAGGAGGACGCGGCGGCGCTCGCCGACGCCTGGGGAACGCTCCTCGACGACGCCGCGCTGCGTCAGCGGTTCGGCGCGGCGGCTCGCGCGCGGGCCGAAGCCGAGTTCAGCCCGGCGCGTCTCGAAGCCCGCGTCGCCGGGCTCTACGCCGCCACGGGCGCGGGAAGCTAG
- a CDS encoding ABC transporter ATP-binding protein encodes MSASTVAPEAAQASEGGARSALRRLAGYVGRNRGHYALWSVVTLGYVAGFVAVPMLVGWCVGAVVEGLPVEEVVSRVGWLAGVTSLRAILRFYSRTLVFDAAREIEYELRDDIFAHLQRLPQSFYFRWRTGDIMSRCVNDINNVRLFMGVGLLNLLQTPILYIAVIGAMLTINPTLALLVLAPYPLFILVARWLGRSIHHWSLLTQEGLADASNQLQETISGIAVVKAYAMEKLTARRFEDTNQELYRRNLRLVRTNAAMPAITGMLPALAMGLILLVGGRDIMAGRMAVQDFFTFAMYIYELTFPTFIMGWVVALVQRGAASMQRIDELLSEVPDIADHPDAEPVERLRGDVTFRDLSFAYPGDGVREPALRDIDLHVPAGSTLGVVGTVGAGKSTLASLVPRLFEVETGELLIDGVDIQRIPLHTLRRHIAMVPQESFLFSTTLAENIAFGEPDATREQIEEAARRAQLAKDVADLPRGYDTIVGERGVMLSGGQRQRTALARALLLDPAILILDDTLSAVDAQTEAAIQAELDRVFEGRTVIVVSSRVSAVRNAEQIVVLDEGRILERGTHAELLSRGGLYSRLAAEQDDEAPADTPGFAEQAS; translated from the coding sequence ATGAGCGCGAGCACGGTCGCTCCCGAGGCCGCTCAGGCCTCCGAGGGCGGAGCCCGCTCGGCACTGCGGCGGCTGGCCGGCTACGTCGGCCGGAACCGCGGCCACTACGCCCTGTGGAGCGTCGTCACGCTCGGCTACGTCGCCGGTTTCGTCGCCGTCCCGATGCTGGTCGGCTGGTGCGTCGGCGCCGTCGTCGAGGGGCTCCCGGTCGAGGAAGTCGTGAGTCGCGTCGGCTGGCTCGCGGGCGTGACCTCGCTGCGCGCGATCCTGCGCTTCTACTCCCGGACCCTGGTCTTCGACGCCGCGCGCGAGATCGAATACGAGCTGCGCGACGACATCTTTGCCCACCTGCAGCGCCTGCCCCAGAGCTTCTACTTCCGCTGGCGCACGGGCGACATCATGAGTCGCTGCGTCAACGACATCAACAACGTGCGCCTGTTCATGGGCGTCGGCCTGTTGAACCTGCTGCAGACGCCGATTCTCTACATCGCGGTGATCGGGGCGATGCTCACGATCAACCCGACCCTCGCGCTCCTGGTATTGGCGCCCTATCCGCTCTTCATCCTGGTGGCGCGTTGGCTCGGGCGTTCGATCCACCATTGGAGTCTGCTGACCCAGGAAGGGCTGGCCGACGCATCGAACCAGCTTCAGGAGACCATCTCGGGCATCGCCGTCGTGAAGGCCTACGCGATGGAGAAGCTCACGGCCCGTCGTTTCGAGGACACGAACCAGGAGCTCTACCGCCGCAACCTGCGACTCGTGCGCACGAACGCGGCCATGCCCGCGATCACCGGCATGCTGCCGGCGCTGGCGATGGGGCTGATCCTGTTGGTCGGCGGTCGCGACATCATGGCCGGGCGCATGGCGGTGCAGGACTTCTTCACCTTCGCCATGTACATCTACGAGCTCACCTTCCCGACCTTCATCATGGGGTGGGTGGTGGCGCTGGTGCAGCGCGGCGCGGCGTCGATGCAGCGCATCGACGAGCTGCTCTCCGAAGTCCCGGACATCGCCGATCACCCGGATGCCGAGCCCGTCGAGCGCCTGCGCGGCGACGTCACCTTCCGCGACCTCTCCTTTGCCTACCCGGGCGACGGCGTGCGCGAACCCGCGCTGCGCGACATCGACCTCCACGTGCCCGCCGGCAGCACCCTCGGCGTCGTCGGGACCGTCGGCGCCGGGAAGAGCACGCTGGCGTCGCTGGTCCCGCGCCTGTTCGAGGTGGAAACCGGAGAGCTCCTGATCGACGGCGTCGACATCCAGCGGATCCCGCTCCACACCCTGCGGCGTCACATCGCGATGGTTCCCCAGGAGTCCTTTCTGTTCTCGACGACCCTGGCCGAGAACATCGCGTTCGGGGAGCCCGACGCGACCCGGGAACAGATCGAGGAGGCCGCCAGGCGCGCACAGCTGGCGAAGGACGTCGCCGATCTGCCCCGCGGCTACGACACGATCGTGGGCGAGCGGGGCGTGATGCTGTCGGGCGGCCAGCGCCAGCGCACCGCCCTGGCGCGCGCGCTGCTGCTCGACCCGGCCATCCTCATCCTCGACGACACGCTCTCGGCCGTCGACGCCCAGACCGAGGCGGCGATCCAGGCCGAGCTCGATCGCGTCTTCGAGGGCCGAACGGTGATCGTCGTGTCGTCGCGCGTCAGCGCGGTGCGCAACGCCGAACAGATCGTGGTGCTCGACGAAGGGCGCATTCTCGAGCGCGGGACCCACGCCGAGCTGTTGTCGCGCGGCGGCTTGTACTCCCGTCTGGCGGCGGAACAAGACGATGAAGCTCCGGCCGACACGCCGGGGTTCGCGGAGCAGGCGTCGTGA
- the gmk gene encoding guanylate kinase — translation MSAARVGFPVVVAAPSGTGKTTVCRRVVEQDPDIVFSVSHTTRPIRNGEQDGHDYHFVDADRFVTMDAEGAFLEWAEYNGNRYGTSWASIDAPLGEGHDVLLEIEVQGASQVREKREDARFIFLLPPSLAELRRRLEGRGTDAPEVIASRLELARRELEDGPRFDYAVVNDDLGACVDTVLEILTAERAGRTAALRAAHAPEPAVRRLLDA, via the coding sequence TTGAGCGCAGCCCGGGTCGGATTTCCGGTCGTCGTGGCCGCGCCGTCGGGTACCGGCAAGACCACCGTGTGCCGGCGCGTCGTCGAGCAGGACCCGGACATCGTCTTCTCGGTCTCCCACACGACCCGTCCGATCCGCAACGGCGAGCAGGACGGCCACGACTACCACTTCGTCGACGCGGACCGCTTCGTCACGATGGACGCCGAGGGGGCGTTCCTCGAGTGGGCCGAGTACAACGGCAATCGCTACGGCACGAGCTGGGCCTCGATCGACGCGCCCCTGGGTGAGGGCCACGACGTGCTGCTGGAGATCGAGGTCCAGGGGGCGAGCCAGGTTCGCGAGAAGCGAGAGGATGCGCGCTTCATCTTCCTCCTTCCGCCGAGCCTGGCCGAGTTGCGCAGGCGGCTCGAGGGCCGGGGCACGGATGCGCCCGAGGTGATCGCCTCGCGTCTCGAACTCGCACGCCGGGAGCTCGAAGACGGCCCCCGGTTCGACTACGCGGTCGTCAACGACGACCTCGGTGCCTGCGTCGACACCGTGCTGGAGATCCTGACGGCCGAGCGGGCCGGGCGTACTGCGGCGCTGCGGGCCGCCCACGCGCCCGAGCCGGCCGTACGCCGCCTCCTGGACGCCTGA
- a CDS encoding ABC transporter ATP-binding protein, with translation MSDPAQPAADARESAISRQSLTRLLRYARPYLGLILLAMGLAWLLSVGQYGRAYLIKPIFDDVITPSQGVQGAGSFLPFDLDDYVPGAGAPPPNEPADAEEAQATLERISGSISQIIAAALAIILAMPIVHFGREYLVAWVLGRIDVDMKKEICGHLLALPLRFHQESNRGDLFARMIGDSAVAQGALGLVFGDLVEAVVMLIVGAAGLLFVSWQLSLVMLLVGPGIFAVISLFGRRIRKSAKSRQVQAADVTSRLVEILEGIKVIKAFRAEDHEMHGFGHSTHGLFRRGMKVVKNRVLARSLIDGLNNLAAIGVLLIGLFLVVGGYWNLTMGDLAAFSAISVTLYRPVRTLARGWVRVADAQPSAERYFEVLDSPLEVVDAQDAVPIPRLSDGIRYAGVDFSYGREPVLADIDFEIRAGEMIAIVGPTGAGKTTLVDLLLRFYDPTGGHIEIDGVDLRRVRRDTLLDQMAVVTQEPFLFDGSIRENIRYGRLDATEEEILAAARTAHVDEFVGELLDGYETMVGAGGARLSGGQRQRVTIARALLRDPAILVLDEATSSLDSQSERLVQDAIDQLMPGRTALVIAHRLSTIRQADKVVVLERGRIAQLGSPDELAKKPGIYRDMLSLQTSDGADDPTTEG, from the coding sequence TTGTCCGACCCTGCCCAGCCCGCAGCAGACGCGCGCGAGAGCGCGATCTCGCGCCAGTCGCTCACCCGCCTGCTGCGCTATGCGCGCCCCTACCTCGGGCTGATCCTGCTGGCGATGGGCCTGGCCTGGCTCCTCAGCGTGGGGCAGTACGGCCGCGCCTATCTGATCAAGCCGATCTTCGACGACGTGATCACGCCGAGTCAGGGTGTGCAGGGAGCGGGCAGCTTCCTGCCCTTCGACCTCGACGACTACGTCCCCGGCGCGGGCGCGCCGCCGCCCAACGAGCCGGCCGACGCCGAGGAGGCCCAGGCGACCCTCGAACGCATCAGCGGGAGCATCAGCCAGATCATCGCGGCCGCCCTCGCGATCATCCTCGCCATGCCGATCGTCCACTTCGGTCGCGAGTACCTGGTGGCGTGGGTGCTCGGACGGATCGACGTCGACATGAAGAAGGAGATCTGCGGCCACCTGCTCGCACTGCCCCTGCGCTTCCACCAGGAGAGCAACCGCGGCGATCTCTTCGCGCGCATGATCGGCGATTCGGCGGTCGCCCAGGGCGCCCTCGGACTGGTCTTCGGCGATCTCGTCGAAGCGGTGGTGATGTTGATCGTCGGCGCGGCGGGGCTGCTCTTCGTCTCGTGGCAGCTCTCGCTGGTCATGCTGCTCGTCGGGCCGGGCATCTTCGCGGTGATCTCGCTGTTCGGGCGTCGCATCCGCAAGAGCGCGAAGAGCCGACAGGTCCAGGCCGCCGACGTGACGAGCCGTCTCGTCGAGATCCTCGAGGGCATCAAGGTGATCAAGGCGTTTCGCGCCGAAGACCACGAGATGCACGGGTTCGGACACAGCACCCACGGGCTCTTCCGACGCGGGATGAAGGTCGTGAAGAACCGGGTGCTGGCGCGCTCGCTGATCGACGGCCTCAACAACCTCGCCGCGATCGGCGTGCTCTTGATCGGGCTCTTCCTGGTGGTGGGCGGCTATTGGAACCTCACGATGGGCGACCTGGCGGCCTTCTCGGCCATCTCGGTCACGCTCTACCGCCCCGTGCGCACGCTGGCGCGAGGCTGGGTGCGCGTCGCCGACGCCCAGCCCTCGGCGGAACGCTACTTCGAAGTGCTGGACAGCCCGCTCGAGGTGGTCGATGCCCAGGACGCGGTTCCGATCCCGCGCCTCAGCGACGGCATCCGCTACGCCGGCGTCGATTTCTCGTACGGCCGCGAGCCCGTCCTCGCGGACATCGACTTCGAGATCCGGGCCGGCGAGATGATCGCGATCGTCGGTCCCACCGGCGCCGGCAAGACCACCCTGGTCGACCTGTTGCTGCGCTTCTACGACCCGACCGGGGGACACATCGAAATCGACGGGGTCGACCTGCGACGCGTGCGCCGCGACACCCTGCTCGACCAGATGGCGGTGGTCACGCAGGAGCCCTTCCTGTTCGACGGATCGATCCGCGAGAACATCCGCTACGGACGACTCGACGCGACCGAAGAAGAGATCCTCGCCGCGGCGCGCACCGCCCACGTCGACGAGTTCGTCGGCGAGCTGCTCGACGGCTACGAGACCATGGTCGGGGCCGGCGGCGCGCGGCTCTCGGGCGGACAGCGCCAGCGCGTCACGATCGCGCGGGCCCTGCTGCGTGACCCGGCGATCCTGGTGCTCGACGAGGCCACCAGCTCCCTCGACTCGCAGAGCGAACGGTTGGTGCAAGACGCCATCGATCAGCTCATGCCCGGTCGCACCGCCCTCGTGATCGCCCACCGGCTGTCCACGATTCGCCAGGCCGACAAGGTCGTCGTCCTGGAGCGTGGCCGAATCGCCCAGTTGGGCAGCCCGGACGAGCTCGCGAAGAAGCCCGGCATCTACCGCGACATGCTCTCGCTCCAGACGAGCGACGGGGCCGACGATCCGACGACCGAGGGCTAG